From one Thermoplasmatales archaeon genomic stretch:
- a CDS encoding AAA family ATPase, whose protein sequence is MFEKRPKLFKNRDVLSPLFVPDTLQDRKDEVEVISQYLGYILDGATPPDLLIVGPTGSGKTVTTRYVLNELEKHTDSLIKYVTAEGTAYQVATAIADTAKRGFGFMDVIDKIREKVEDRKAIFVLDEVDKVLAKDGDRLLYHLSREPNICIVALSNKLTVMDMIDDPRVLSSFKPRKINFPPYNAPQLVEILEYRAEKAFNPGVLEEGVIQLCAALAAQRNGDARYALDLLSFAADIAIRNKQDKVTENDVRYAQDEVEVEFIRRSIAELRENQKLLLYAVLTSNEKTPTKIYKIYNNLARQYGSNNLTQRRLSQLLRELELYGLVEIEIIGRGRGKGVRWLVTPSSTIDDDVMLEAIRRSL, encoded by the coding sequence ATGTTTGAAAAAAGGCCTAAACTTTTCAAAAACAGGGACGTGCTCAGCCCACTTTTTGTCCCCGACACATTACAAGATAGAAAAGATGAAGTCGAAGTTATAAGCCAATATCTTGGTTATATCCTCGATGGGGCCACACCACCAGATCTTTTGATAGTAGGACCTACAGGTTCTGGTAAAACCGTTACAACGAGGTATGTTTTGAATGAACTTGAAAAACACACAGATTCTTTGATAAAATATGTTACAGCTGAGGGAACAGCATATCAAGTTGCTACTGCTATAGCAGACACTGCAAAACGCGGTTTTGGGTTCATGGATGTAATAGATAAAATACGCGAAAAAGTCGAAGATAGAAAGGCGATATTTGTACTTGATGAAGTTGATAAGGTGTTGGCAAAAGATGGTGACAGGTTACTCTATCATCTTTCCAGGGAACCCAACATTTGCATTGTGGCCCTTTCCAACAAGCTTACGGTTATGGACATGATTGACGATCCTAGGGTTTTATCATCCTTTAAACCAAGGAAGATCAATTTTCCGCCGTATAATGCACCACAGTTAGTGGAAATTTTAGAATACAGAGCAGAAAAGGCATTCAATCCTGGAGTGCTCGAAGAAGGGGTCATACAATTATGCGCGGCCTTGGCAGCTCAACGAAATGGTGACGCAAGATATGCCTTAGATCTTCTTAGTTTTGCTGCGGATATAGCGATAAGGAATAAACAGGACAAAGTCACGGAAAATGATGTTAGATATGCGCAGGATGAAGTTGAGGTTGAATTTATAAGAAGGAGCATAGCTGAGCTCAGAGAAAACCAAAAATTACTGTTATATGCTGTTCTAACATCCAATGAAAAAACTCCAACAAAAATATACAAAATCTACAACAACCTCGCAAGACAATATGGAAGCAACAACCTCACACAAAGAAGACTCTCCCAATTATTACGGGAACTGGAACTTTACGGCCTGGTAGAAATTGAAATCATCGGCCGCGGCCGCGGAAAAGGCGTAAGATGGCTTGTAACACCATCGTCGACAATTGATGACGATGTGATGTTGGAGGCTATTCGCAGGTCTTTGTAG